A portion of the Echeneis naucrates chromosome 5, fEcheNa1.1, whole genome shotgun sequence genome contains these proteins:
- the LOC115043586 gene encoding phosphatidylinositol 5-phosphate 4-kinase type-2 gamma-like isoform X2, whose translation MSSPSAAGNNLNPKRKTKKKHFVQQKVEVFRASDPVLSVLMWGVNHSINDLSQVPVPVMLLPDNFKASTKIKVNNHLFNKENLPGQFKFKEYCPQVFRNLRERFGIDDQDYQVSLARSPPLKDEEGQSEGLLLTSYDRTLVIKEISSEEVEEMHNILSDYHQHIVTCHGSTLLPQFLAMYRVTVESEDTYLLVMRNMFSHRLHVHSKYDLKGSSVSCEASLKEKVKELPTYKKVDFRNNMQKVYVSDEEKERLLDKLDKDTEFLVHMKMMDYSLLLGIHDVERAEEEEEEEEEEREMASSYEDGGEDENVLALAPSSASSEGIAGYMNSFKPLGPGEFDPYVDVYAVQSALCAPQREVYFMGLIGVLTQYDTKKKAAHAAKAVKHGAGADISTVHPEQYAKRFREFIANIFA comes from the exons ATGTCTTCACCCAGTGCTGCCGGCAACAATCTGAACCCAAAAAGGAAGACCAAGAAGAAGCACTTTGTGCAGCAGAAAGTGGAGGTCTTCCGAGCCAGTGACCCCGTGCTGAGTGTGCTGATGTGGGGAGTCAATCACTCG ATTAATGACCTGAGCCAGGTGCCTGTGCCTGTCATGCTGCTCCCAGACAACTTCAAAGCCAGCACCAAGATAAAAGTCAACAACCACCTCTTTAATAA AGAGAATCTCCCAGGACAGTTCAAATTCAAAGAATACTGTCCACAGGTGTTCAGAAACCTGCGAGAACGCTTTGGCATTGACGACCAAGATTACCAG GTGTCTCTGGCCCGCAGCCCTCCACTCAAAGATGAGGAGGGGCAGTCTGAGGGGCTGCTGCTGACGTCGTATGACCGCACTTTGGTCATAAAGGAAATCTCcagtgaggaggtggaggaaatgCACAACATCCTCTCTGACTATCACCAG CATATTGTCACCTGCCATGGGAGCACGCTGCTCCCCCAGTTCTTGGCCATGTACAGAGTCACTGTGGAGAGTGAGGACACCTACCTGTTAGTTATGAGGAACATGTTCAGCCACAGACTGCATGTACACAGCAAGTACGATCTCAAG GGGTCTTCTGTGTCTTGTGAAGCTAGTTTAAAAGAGAAGG TGAAAGAACTGCCCACCTATAAGAAAGTGGACTTCAGGAATAACATGCAAAAAGTTTACGTGAGtgatgaggagaaagagaggctCCTGGACAAGCTGGACAAGGATACTGAG tttctGGTGCATATGAAGATGATGGACTACAGTCTGCTGCTGGGCATCCATGATGTCGAGcgagctgaggaggaagaagaggaggaggaagaagaaagggagaTGGCGTCGTCTTATGAGGACGGAGGGGAGGATGAAAACGTCCTGGCACTTGCCCCAAGCTCAGCCTCATCTGAGGGCATCGCTGGCTACATGAACTCCTTCAAACCTTTGGGTCCTGGAGAGTTTGACCCTTACGTGGATGTGTATGCTGTTCAGAGTGCGCTTT GTGCGCCCCAGAGAGAGGTTTATTTTATGGGTTTGATTGGCGTACTGACACAGTACGACACCAAGAAGAAAGCTGCTCATGCTGCCAAGGCTGTCAAACATGGG gcagGAGCAGACATCTCCACAGTTCATCCAGAGCAGTACGCTAAACGCTTCAGAGAGTTCATCGCCAACATCTTTGCCTAG
- the LOC115043586 gene encoding phosphatidylinositol 5-phosphate 4-kinase type-2 gamma-like isoform X1 — MSSPSAAGNNLNPKRKTKKKHFVQQKVEVFRASDPVLSVLMWGVNHSINDLSQVPVPVMLLPDNFKASTKIKVNNHLFNKENLPGQFKFKEYCPQVFRNLRERFGIDDQDYQVSLARSPPLKDEEGQSEGLLLTSYDRTLVIKEISSEEVEEMHNILSDYHQHIVTCHGSTLLPQFLAMYRVTVESEDTYLLVMRNMFSHRLHVHSKYDLKLKELPTYKKVDFRNNMQKVYVSDEEKERLLDKLDKDTEFLVHMKMMDYSLLLGIHDVERAEEEEEEEEEEREMASSYEDGGEDENVLALAPSSASSEGIAGYMNSFKPLGPGEFDPYVDVYAVQSALCAPQREVYFMGLIGVLTQYDTKKKAAHAAKAVKHGAGADISTVHPEQYAKRFREFIANIFA, encoded by the exons ATGTCTTCACCCAGTGCTGCCGGCAACAATCTGAACCCAAAAAGGAAGACCAAGAAGAAGCACTTTGTGCAGCAGAAAGTGGAGGTCTTCCGAGCCAGTGACCCCGTGCTGAGTGTGCTGATGTGGGGAGTCAATCACTCG ATTAATGACCTGAGCCAGGTGCCTGTGCCTGTCATGCTGCTCCCAGACAACTTCAAAGCCAGCACCAAGATAAAAGTCAACAACCACCTCTTTAATAA AGAGAATCTCCCAGGACAGTTCAAATTCAAAGAATACTGTCCACAGGTGTTCAGAAACCTGCGAGAACGCTTTGGCATTGACGACCAAGATTACCAG GTGTCTCTGGCCCGCAGCCCTCCACTCAAAGATGAGGAGGGGCAGTCTGAGGGGCTGCTGCTGACGTCGTATGACCGCACTTTGGTCATAAAGGAAATCTCcagtgaggaggtggaggaaatgCACAACATCCTCTCTGACTATCACCAG CATATTGTCACCTGCCATGGGAGCACGCTGCTCCCCCAGTTCTTGGCCATGTACAGAGTCACTGTGGAGAGTGAGGACACCTACCTGTTAGTTATGAGGAACATGTTCAGCCACAGACTGCATGTACACAGCAAGTACGATCTCAAG TTGAAAGAACTGCCCACCTATAAGAAAGTGGACTTCAGGAATAACATGCAAAAAGTTTACGTGAGtgatgaggagaaagagaggctCCTGGACAAGCTGGACAAGGATACTGAG tttctGGTGCATATGAAGATGATGGACTACAGTCTGCTGCTGGGCATCCATGATGTCGAGcgagctgaggaggaagaagaggaggaggaagaagaaagggagaTGGCGTCGTCTTATGAGGACGGAGGGGAGGATGAAAACGTCCTGGCACTTGCCCCAAGCTCAGCCTCATCTGAGGGCATCGCTGGCTACATGAACTCCTTCAAACCTTTGGGTCCTGGAGAGTTTGACCCTTACGTGGATGTGTATGCTGTTCAGAGTGCGCTTT GTGCGCCCCAGAGAGAGGTTTATTTTATGGGTTTGATTGGCGTACTGACACAGTACGACACCAAGAAGAAAGCTGCTCATGCTGCCAAGGCTGTCAAACATGGG gcagGAGCAGACATCTCCACAGTTCATCCAGAGCAGTACGCTAAACGCTTCAGAGAGTTCATCGCCAACATCTTTGCCTAG
- the LOC115043586 gene encoding phosphatidylinositol 5-phosphate 4-kinase type-2 gamma-like isoform X4, translating to MSSPSAAGNNLNPKRKTKKKHFVQQKVEVFRASDPVLSVLMWGVNHSINDLSQVPVPVMLLPDNFKASTKIKVNNHLFNKENLPGQFKFKEYCPQVFRNLRERFGIDDQDYQVSLARSPPLKDEEGQSEGLLLTSYDRTLVIKEISSEEVEEMHNILSDYHQHIVTCHGSTLLPQFLAMYRVTVESEDTYLLVMRNMFSHRLHVHSKYDLKFLVHMKMMDYSLLLGIHDVERAEEEEEEEEEEREMASSYEDGGEDENVLALAPSSASSEGIAGYMNSFKPLGPGEFDPYVDVYAVQSALCAPQREVYFMGLIGVLTQYDTKKKAAHAAKAVKHGAGADISTVHPEQYAKRFREFIANIFA from the exons ATGTCTTCACCCAGTGCTGCCGGCAACAATCTGAACCCAAAAAGGAAGACCAAGAAGAAGCACTTTGTGCAGCAGAAAGTGGAGGTCTTCCGAGCCAGTGACCCCGTGCTGAGTGTGCTGATGTGGGGAGTCAATCACTCG ATTAATGACCTGAGCCAGGTGCCTGTGCCTGTCATGCTGCTCCCAGACAACTTCAAAGCCAGCACCAAGATAAAAGTCAACAACCACCTCTTTAATAA AGAGAATCTCCCAGGACAGTTCAAATTCAAAGAATACTGTCCACAGGTGTTCAGAAACCTGCGAGAACGCTTTGGCATTGACGACCAAGATTACCAG GTGTCTCTGGCCCGCAGCCCTCCACTCAAAGATGAGGAGGGGCAGTCTGAGGGGCTGCTGCTGACGTCGTATGACCGCACTTTGGTCATAAAGGAAATCTCcagtgaggaggtggaggaaatgCACAACATCCTCTCTGACTATCACCAG CATATTGTCACCTGCCATGGGAGCACGCTGCTCCCCCAGTTCTTGGCCATGTACAGAGTCACTGTGGAGAGTGAGGACACCTACCTGTTAGTTATGAGGAACATGTTCAGCCACAGACTGCATGTACACAGCAAGTACGATCTCAAG tttctGGTGCATATGAAGATGATGGACTACAGTCTGCTGCTGGGCATCCATGATGTCGAGcgagctgaggaggaagaagaggaggaggaagaagaaagggagaTGGCGTCGTCTTATGAGGACGGAGGGGAGGATGAAAACGTCCTGGCACTTGCCCCAAGCTCAGCCTCATCTGAGGGCATCGCTGGCTACATGAACTCCTTCAAACCTTTGGGTCCTGGAGAGTTTGACCCTTACGTGGATGTGTATGCTGTTCAGAGTGCGCTTT GTGCGCCCCAGAGAGAGGTTTATTTTATGGGTTTGATTGGCGTACTGACACAGTACGACACCAAGAAGAAAGCTGCTCATGCTGCCAAGGCTGTCAAACATGGG gcagGAGCAGACATCTCCACAGTTCATCCAGAGCAGTACGCTAAACGCTTCAGAGAGTTCATCGCCAACATCTTTGCCTAG
- the LOC115043586 gene encoding phosphatidylinositol 5-phosphate 4-kinase type-2 gamma-like isoform X5: MSSPSAAGNNLNPKRKTKKKHFVQQKVEVFRASDPVLSVLMWGVNHSINDLSQVPVPVMLLPDNFKASTKIKVNNHLFNKENLPGQFKFKEYCPQVFRNLRERFGIDDQDYQHIVTCHGSTLLPQFLAMYRVTVESEDTYLLVMRNMFSHRLHVHSKYDLKGSSVSCEASLKEKVKELPTYKKVDFRNNMQKVYVSDEEKERLLDKLDKDTEFLVHMKMMDYSLLLGIHDVERAEEEEEEEEEEREMASSYEDGGEDENVLALAPSSASSEGIAGYMNSFKPLGPGEFDPYVDVYAVQSALCAPQREVYFMGLIGVLTQYDTKKKAAHAAKAVKHGAGADISTVHPEQYAKRFREFIANIFA; the protein is encoded by the exons ATGTCTTCACCCAGTGCTGCCGGCAACAATCTGAACCCAAAAAGGAAGACCAAGAAGAAGCACTTTGTGCAGCAGAAAGTGGAGGTCTTCCGAGCCAGTGACCCCGTGCTGAGTGTGCTGATGTGGGGAGTCAATCACTCG ATTAATGACCTGAGCCAGGTGCCTGTGCCTGTCATGCTGCTCCCAGACAACTTCAAAGCCAGCACCAAGATAAAAGTCAACAACCACCTCTTTAATAA AGAGAATCTCCCAGGACAGTTCAAATTCAAAGAATACTGTCCACAGGTGTTCAGAAACCTGCGAGAACGCTTTGGCATTGACGACCAAGATTACCAG CATATTGTCACCTGCCATGGGAGCACGCTGCTCCCCCAGTTCTTGGCCATGTACAGAGTCACTGTGGAGAGTGAGGACACCTACCTGTTAGTTATGAGGAACATGTTCAGCCACAGACTGCATGTACACAGCAAGTACGATCTCAAG GGGTCTTCTGTGTCTTGTGAAGCTAGTTTAAAAGAGAAGG TGAAAGAACTGCCCACCTATAAGAAAGTGGACTTCAGGAATAACATGCAAAAAGTTTACGTGAGtgatgaggagaaagagaggctCCTGGACAAGCTGGACAAGGATACTGAG tttctGGTGCATATGAAGATGATGGACTACAGTCTGCTGCTGGGCATCCATGATGTCGAGcgagctgaggaggaagaagaggaggaggaagaagaaagggagaTGGCGTCGTCTTATGAGGACGGAGGGGAGGATGAAAACGTCCTGGCACTTGCCCCAAGCTCAGCCTCATCTGAGGGCATCGCTGGCTACATGAACTCCTTCAAACCTTTGGGTCCTGGAGAGTTTGACCCTTACGTGGATGTGTATGCTGTTCAGAGTGCGCTTT GTGCGCCCCAGAGAGAGGTTTATTTTATGGGTTTGATTGGCGTACTGACACAGTACGACACCAAGAAGAAAGCTGCTCATGCTGCCAAGGCTGTCAAACATGGG gcagGAGCAGACATCTCCACAGTTCATCCAGAGCAGTACGCTAAACGCTTCAGAGAGTTCATCGCCAACATCTTTGCCTAG
- the LOC115043586 gene encoding phosphatidylinositol 5-phosphate 4-kinase type-2 gamma-like isoform X3, with translation MSSPSAAGNNLNPKRKTKKKHFVQQKVEVFRASDPVLSVLMWGVNHSINDLSQVPVPVMLLPDNFKASTKIKFKFKEYCPQVFRNLRERFGIDDQDYQVSLARSPPLKDEEGQSEGLLLTSYDRTLVIKEISSEEVEEMHNILSDYHQHIVTCHGSTLLPQFLAMYRVTVESEDTYLLVMRNMFSHRLHVHSKYDLKGSSVSCEASLKEKVKELPTYKKVDFRNNMQKVYVSDEEKERLLDKLDKDTEFLVHMKMMDYSLLLGIHDVERAEEEEEEEEEEREMASSYEDGGEDENVLALAPSSASSEGIAGYMNSFKPLGPGEFDPYVDVYAVQSALCAPQREVYFMGLIGVLTQYDTKKKAAHAAKAVKHGAGADISTVHPEQYAKRFREFIANIFA, from the exons ATGTCTTCACCCAGTGCTGCCGGCAACAATCTGAACCCAAAAAGGAAGACCAAGAAGAAGCACTTTGTGCAGCAGAAAGTGGAGGTCTTCCGAGCCAGTGACCCCGTGCTGAGTGTGCTGATGTGGGGAGTCAATCACTCG ATTAATGACCTGAGCCAGGTGCCTGTGCCTGTCATGCTGCTCCCAGACAACTTCAAAGCCAGCACCAAGATAAAA TTCAAATTCAAAGAATACTGTCCACAGGTGTTCAGAAACCTGCGAGAACGCTTTGGCATTGACGACCAAGATTACCAG GTGTCTCTGGCCCGCAGCCCTCCACTCAAAGATGAGGAGGGGCAGTCTGAGGGGCTGCTGCTGACGTCGTATGACCGCACTTTGGTCATAAAGGAAATCTCcagtgaggaggtggaggaaatgCACAACATCCTCTCTGACTATCACCAG CATATTGTCACCTGCCATGGGAGCACGCTGCTCCCCCAGTTCTTGGCCATGTACAGAGTCACTGTGGAGAGTGAGGACACCTACCTGTTAGTTATGAGGAACATGTTCAGCCACAGACTGCATGTACACAGCAAGTACGATCTCAAG GGGTCTTCTGTGTCTTGTGAAGCTAGTTTAAAAGAGAAGG TGAAAGAACTGCCCACCTATAAGAAAGTGGACTTCAGGAATAACATGCAAAAAGTTTACGTGAGtgatgaggagaaagagaggctCCTGGACAAGCTGGACAAGGATACTGAG tttctGGTGCATATGAAGATGATGGACTACAGTCTGCTGCTGGGCATCCATGATGTCGAGcgagctgaggaggaagaagaggaggaggaagaagaaagggagaTGGCGTCGTCTTATGAGGACGGAGGGGAGGATGAAAACGTCCTGGCACTTGCCCCAAGCTCAGCCTCATCTGAGGGCATCGCTGGCTACATGAACTCCTTCAAACCTTTGGGTCCTGGAGAGTTTGACCCTTACGTGGATGTGTATGCTGTTCAGAGTGCGCTTT GTGCGCCCCAGAGAGAGGTTTATTTTATGGGTTTGATTGGCGTACTGACACAGTACGACACCAAGAAGAAAGCTGCTCATGCTGCCAAGGCTGTCAAACATGGG gcagGAGCAGACATCTCCACAGTTCATCCAGAGCAGTACGCTAAACGCTTCAGAGAGTTCATCGCCAACATCTTTGCCTAG
- the LOC115043586 gene encoding phosphatidylinositol 5-phosphate 4-kinase type-2 gamma-like isoform X6 → MLLPDNFKASTKIKVNNHLFNKENLPGQFKFKEYCPQVFRNLRERFGIDDQDYQVSLARSPPLKDEEGQSEGLLLTSYDRTLVIKEISSEEVEEMHNILSDYHQHIVTCHGSTLLPQFLAMYRVTVESEDTYLLVMRNMFSHRLHVHSKYDLKLKELPTYKKVDFRNNMQKVYVSDEEKERLLDKLDKDTEFLVHMKMMDYSLLLGIHDVERAEEEEEEEEEEREMASSYEDGGEDENVLALAPSSASSEGIAGYMNSFKPLGPGEFDPYVDVYAVQSALCAPQREVYFMGLIGVLTQYDTKKKAAHAAKAVKHGAGADISTVHPEQYAKRFREFIANIFA, encoded by the exons ATGCTGCTCCCAGACAACTTCAAAGCCAGCACCAAGATAAAAGTCAACAACCACCTCTTTAATAA AGAGAATCTCCCAGGACAGTTCAAATTCAAAGAATACTGTCCACAGGTGTTCAGAAACCTGCGAGAACGCTTTGGCATTGACGACCAAGATTACCAG GTGTCTCTGGCCCGCAGCCCTCCACTCAAAGATGAGGAGGGGCAGTCTGAGGGGCTGCTGCTGACGTCGTATGACCGCACTTTGGTCATAAAGGAAATCTCcagtgaggaggtggaggaaatgCACAACATCCTCTCTGACTATCACCAG CATATTGTCACCTGCCATGGGAGCACGCTGCTCCCCCAGTTCTTGGCCATGTACAGAGTCACTGTGGAGAGTGAGGACACCTACCTGTTAGTTATGAGGAACATGTTCAGCCACAGACTGCATGTACACAGCAAGTACGATCTCAAG TTGAAAGAACTGCCCACCTATAAGAAAGTGGACTTCAGGAATAACATGCAAAAAGTTTACGTGAGtgatgaggagaaagagaggctCCTGGACAAGCTGGACAAGGATACTGAG tttctGGTGCATATGAAGATGATGGACTACAGTCTGCTGCTGGGCATCCATGATGTCGAGcgagctgaggaggaagaagaggaggaggaagaagaaagggagaTGGCGTCGTCTTATGAGGACGGAGGGGAGGATGAAAACGTCCTGGCACTTGCCCCAAGCTCAGCCTCATCTGAGGGCATCGCTGGCTACATGAACTCCTTCAAACCTTTGGGTCCTGGAGAGTTTGACCCTTACGTGGATGTGTATGCTGTTCAGAGTGCGCTTT GTGCGCCCCAGAGAGAGGTTTATTTTATGGGTTTGATTGGCGTACTGACACAGTACGACACCAAGAAGAAAGCTGCTCATGCTGCCAAGGCTGTCAAACATGGG gcagGAGCAGACATCTCCACAGTTCATCCAGAGCAGTACGCTAAACGCTTCAGAGAGTTCATCGCCAACATCTTTGCCTAG